The Cyclobacteriaceae bacterium genome includes a region encoding these proteins:
- a CDS encoding HlyC/CorC family transporter: MTLDVIITLALVLLNGFFVAAEFAIVKVRSSQIAVEKGTLSRDAATKIISNLDGYLAATQLGITLASLGLGWVGEDVVSRMVLNGIHNLGFEITEVTAHAIAIPVAFFLLTVLHIVFGELAPKTIAIRYPTITTLRLSLALRIFYIVFRPFIWLLNGFANIILKIFGIKPMGETEIHSEEELKLIIAESEEGGAIEHSERELIQNVFDFDDRVVRQVMVPRIKISALRLTSPIPEVMNLVLKEAYSRYPVYENSLEEIVGIVHAKDIISLFVQTNNDKGLKDIMRPVHFVPETKPIDSLLREFQKRKTQMAVVISEFGGTIGLVTLEDILEELVGEIQDEHDHEQLIVQPMEGDRFQIVAFSSLHDINKFLKSSFPESENYETLAGLLTYHWPTMKEGDEKTLFNYKIKVTRINKTLPETVEVEWIGPSQEK, from the coding sequence ATGACCCTGGATGTAATTATCACGTTGGCCCTCGTTCTGTTGAATGGCTTTTTCGTCGCTGCAGAATTTGCCATCGTAAAGGTTCGTTCCTCTCAAATTGCAGTTGAAAAGGGCACTTTATCCCGTGATGCAGCCACTAAAATCATCAGCAATCTTGACGGATATCTTGCCGCTACGCAGCTTGGAATCACCCTTGCCAGTCTTGGCCTCGGATGGGTCGGAGAAGATGTTGTTTCCAGAATGGTCCTGAACGGAATTCATAATCTCGGATTTGAGATCACAGAAGTTACAGCACATGCTATTGCCATTCCAGTTGCTTTCTTTTTACTCACGGTACTCCATATTGTGTTCGGTGAATTAGCTCCAAAGACTATTGCGATCCGATATCCCACCATCACAACACTCCGACTCTCACTTGCTCTCAGAATTTTCTACATCGTTTTCCGTCCGTTCATCTGGTTACTGAATGGATTTGCAAACATCATCCTGAAGATCTTTGGCATCAAACCAATGGGTGAAACAGAAATCCATTCAGAAGAAGAGTTGAAGCTAATCATTGCTGAAAGTGAAGAAGGTGGAGCGATCGAACATAGCGAGCGTGAATTGATTCAAAATGTTTTTGACTTTGATGATCGTGTTGTGAGACAAGTAATGGTGCCGCGCATTAAAATCTCTGCCCTGCGATTGACTTCTCCTATTCCGGAAGTGATGAATCTCGTTCTTAAAGAAGCATATTCGCGTTATCCTGTGTATGAAAATTCATTGGAAGAAATTGTCGGGATTGTTCATGCCAAGGATATTATCAGCCTATTCGTTCAAACGAACAATGACAAGGGTTTAAAAGATATCATGAGGCCAGTTCACTTTGTTCCTGAAACAAAACCTATTGATTCGCTTCTTCGTGAATTTCAAAAAAGAAAAACGCAGATGGCTGTAGTCATCAGTGAGTTCGGCGGAACGATCGGATTAGTTACATTGGAAGATATTCTGGAAGAGCTTGTAGGAGAAATTCAGGATGAACATGACCACGAGCAATTGATCGTTCAGCCTATGGAAGGCGACCGCTTTCAGATTGTTGCTTTCTCTTCCTTACATGACATTAATAAGTTCCTTAAGAGTTCATTCCCTGAATCGGAGAATTACGAGACCCTTGCAGGTTTGCTGACATATCATTGGCCAACCATGAAGGAAGGTGATGAGAAGACACTCTTCAATTATAAGATCAAGGTAACGCGTATCAACAAAACGCTTCCTGAAACTGTTGAGGTTGAATGGATCGGACCCTCACAGGAAAAATAA
- a CDS encoding tetratricopeptide repeat protein, with translation MQPTNNIESKRKWCTLLSVLFLLLFAIFWSLGSFFFWTLLGLSISFGAFALSYSGVTISFFNNPTRNQNPFQSRPSNFGATDSHGQAIQKKVFRTFAIIGGVIFIFIIIGLFSSDEESQTSEPVEIESSSTSAVTETDNSFNSKGTEYFDKGQYDSALYFYNKSLEINPDDIDATYNKALAYFMKEDYRKSISIVKKCLQQNEDYNPGWWLLGDDYYSVREYDSAIISLQRAYNNQYEEPGFLQLFGNAYLKQGNNEKAKEFYLKVIEQDTTQADVYRQLIQLDPENANEYRSRASALEKNSR, from the coding sequence ATGCAACCTACCAATAACATCGAAAGCAAACGCAAATGGTGCACCCTGCTTTCGGTGTTGTTTCTTTTATTGTTCGCAATCTTCTGGTCGCTTGGATCATTTTTCTTCTGGACACTATTAGGATTGTCCATTTCCTTCGGTGCCTTCGCGCTTTCATATTCAGGTGTCACGATCTCCTTTTTCAATAATCCAACAAGAAATCAAAATCCATTTCAGTCACGGCCATCCAATTTTGGAGCGACCGATTCGCATGGTCAGGCTATTCAAAAGAAAGTATTTAGAACCTTCGCAATCATAGGTGGCGTCATCTTCATATTCATCATTATTGGACTATTCTCCTCTGATGAGGAATCGCAAACATCCGAACCTGTTGAGATCGAGTCATCATCAACTTCTGCAGTAACGGAAACAGATAACTCATTCAATTCAAAAGGAACTGAATACTTCGACAAGGGTCAATATGATTCTGCTCTTTACTTTTATAACAAGTCACTTGAGATTAATCCAGATGATATTGACGCAACCTACAACAAGGCGCTGGCATATTTCATGAAAGAAGATTACAGAAAATCAATCAGCATCGTAAAGAAATGTCTTCAACAGAATGAGGATTACAATCCAGGCTGGTGGTTGCTGGGTGATGATTATTATTCTGTTCGGGAATATGACTCTGCGATTATTTCTCTTCAAAGGGCATACAATAATCAATATGAAGAGCCAGGCTTTCTTCAGCTTTTTGGCAATGCGTACTTAAAGCAAGGCAACAATGAAAAGGCAAAAGAGTTTTATTTAAAAGTAATTGAACAAGACACTACACAGGCCGATGTTTATCGTCAATTGATTCAGCTGGATCCTGAGAACGCTAACGAATATCGTTCACGTGCCTCTGCGCTTGAGAAGAATTCCCGATAA
- a CDS encoding gliding motility lipoprotein GldB: protein MRKFLLFIFCCLLIVSCKETAERCAFIPEKTVKPEMQLEVLEDSLPSITTKTQLVNFFDHHRQARDLFFNRAAYPNDSAFINALYSKFTNPHIDTLLTETHRVFGNNQELKNEFEEAFANLQYYYPEVRAPKIQTIVTGLEGGSDLYVSDSLIIVGLDYFLGDGAKYRPHDMYEYMLRRYNKHFIVPSVMLLTGIDSHFNKVNSEDRSVLADMVAYGKAYYFTKQMLPCVPDSVLIGYTKKEIEGSNKFENLIWSRFVEDQVLFSTSHLVKQKYIAERPKTVEVGEECPGRIGTWVGWQIVKKYMETHPETTLQQLMKIQNASLLFKESGYRPQIVKVPGKENI, encoded by the coding sequence ATGAGAAAATTCTTGCTATTCATTTTTTGCTGTCTGCTCATTGTAAGTTGCAAGGAAACCGCTGAGCGCTGTGCTTTCATCCCTGAAAAAACTGTAAAACCAGAGATGCAACTTGAAGTCCTGGAAGACTCTCTCCCGTCCATTACCACCAAAACACAACTTGTAAATTTCTTTGATCACCATCGTCAGGCAAGGGATCTGTTTTTCAATCGTGCTGCCTATCCTAATGACTCAGCATTTATCAACGCACTTTATTCAAAATTCACTAACCCACACATCGACACTCTGCTGACCGAAACACATCGGGTCTTTGGAAACAATCAGGAATTAAAAAATGAATTTGAAGAAGCTTTCGCGAATCTTCAATACTATTATCCGGAAGTTCGTGCTCCTAAAATTCAGACAATAGTTACAGGACTTGAGGGTGGCAGTGATCTATACGTAAGCGATTCATTGATCATTGTTGGACTGGACTATTTTCTTGGTGATGGAGCAAAGTATCGGCCGCATGATATGTATGAGTACATGCTGCGTCGTTATAACAAACACTTTATTGTTCCTTCAGTAATGCTTTTGACCGGAATAGACAGTCATTTTAATAAGGTTAATTCAGAAGACCGGTCCGTTCTTGCTGATATGGTTGCCTACGGGAAAGCATATTATTTTACCAAGCAGATGCTGCCATGTGTTCCTGACAGCGTATTGATTGGGTACACGAAAAAAGAAATTGAAGGCTCTAACAAATTCGAAAATCTGATCTGGTCACGATTTGTGGAAGATCAGGTGCTATTCTCAACAAGTCATCTTGTTAAACAAAAATATATTGCTGAAAGACCCAAGACCGTGGAAGTCGGAGAAGAATGCCCGGGGCGGATCGGGACCTGGGTAGGATGGCAGATCGTTAAAAAATATATGGAAACGCACCCGGAGACAACGCTTCAGCAATTAATGAAAATTCAGAATGCCTCCCTTTTGTTTAAAGAATCGGGCTACAGACCGCAGATCGTAAAGGTGCCGGGAAAAGAAAATATTTAA
- a CDS encoding nucleoside permease encodes MNPSVFSRLSVMMLLQYFIWGAWYVTMGTYMSEFLHASGIQIGAAYGALAIATMISPFFIGLVADRFFAAQRIMGVLHLAGGILLYLATTITDNTAFYWVILVYSLLYTPTIALSNSIAFNQMTDPGKQFPWIRVFGTVGWIIAGLLIGYLAIEKTSSTFYMAAAASIALGLISFILPNTPPKGKQEGASASSALGTEAFVLFKDRPYLVFFIAAILVCIPLSFYYGFANVFLNELGMESPASKMILGQVSEAVFILAIPFLFNSIGVKKMLLLGMTAWILRYVFFSFADLGPNTWMLYAGIILHGICYDFFFVTGYMYTEKKAGDKIKNAAQGLFTFATYGVGMVIGSAFSGYTADYYVADGVHQWPQIWLVPAYIAIAVMIYFILFFKEKKTV; translated from the coding sequence ATGAATCCTTCAGTGTTCTCCCGCCTCTCCGTCATGATGCTCCTCCAGTACTTTATCTGGGGTGCATGGTATGTAACCATGGGGACTTATATGTCTGAATTCTTGCATGCTTCCGGCATTCAGATCGGCGCAGCGTATGGTGCCCTTGCCATTGCGACAATGATCTCTCCTTTCTTCATAGGTCTGGTGGCAGATCGTTTTTTTGCCGCTCAGCGAATTATGGGCGTTCTGCATTTGGCCGGTGGGATTTTGCTTTACCTGGCCACAACCATAACTGATAACACTGCTTTCTATTGGGTCATTCTGGTCTATTCATTATTGTATACCCCTACGATCGCATTAAGCAATAGCATTGCCTTTAATCAGATGACGGATCCTGGAAAACAATTTCCCTGGATTCGTGTGTTTGGAACAGTGGGTTGGATCATTGCGGGTTTATTAATCGGATACCTGGCGATTGAAAAGACTTCTTCAACATTTTATATGGCCGCGGCTGCTTCTATTGCATTAGGTCTGATCAGTTTTATTCTTCCAAACACACCTCCGAAAGGTAAACAGGAAGGTGCTTCAGCCTCCTCTGCATTGGGAACAGAAGCTTTCGTACTTTTTAAAGACCGGCCTTATCTCGTCTTCTTCATTGCTGCCATTCTGGTTTGTATTCCTCTTTCCTTTTACTATGGATTCGCGAATGTATTCCTTAATGAATTAGGAATGGAAAGTCCGGCAAGCAAAATGATTCTAGGCCAGGTGTCAGAAGCTGTTTTCATTCTTGCAATTCCTTTTCTTTTCAACAGCATTGGAGTAAAGAAGATGTTACTGCTTGGGATGACCGCATGGATATTGCGTTATGTGTTCTTTTCCTTTGCCGATCTCGGTCCAAATACCTGGATGCTTTATGCAGGGATTATCCTTCACGGAATCTGCTATGATTTTTTCTTTGTCACTGGCTATATGTACACTGAGAAAAAGGCGGGTGATAAAATTAAAAATGCAGCGCAGGGCCTTTTCACTTTTGCCACGTATGGTGTTGGTATGGTGATCGGTTCTGCTTTCTCCGGATACACTGCCGACTATTACGTTGCAGATGGCGTTCATCAGTGGCCGCAGATCTGGTTGGTGCCAGCGTATATCGCGATTGCTGTGATGATTTACTTCATCCTGTTTTTCAAAGAGAAAAAAACTGTATAA
- a CDS encoding 2'-5' RNA ligase family protein — protein MSPIKDRYFIAIVPPSPYYEQAAVIKNYVSDKFNSKGSLLSPPHITLHMPFEWRSDREDDLITHLQNFFSLQKQTYVTFQNFNCFEPRVIFIQIEKTEELSHLQRALRQFCKKDLGLFNADYKDLPFHPHLTVAFRDLRKPMFKSAWEEFSKKKFEGTFLVNNISLLKHINGKWDVMKEFSLSKT, from the coding sequence ATGTCGCCGATCAAAGACCGTTACTTTATTGCTATTGTTCCTCCATCACCTTATTACGAACAAGCGGCGGTCATAAAAAATTATGTCAGTGATAAGTTCAACAGCAAAGGATCCCTTCTTTCACCTCCTCACATTACACTTCACATGCCTTTTGAATGGAGGAGTGACCGTGAAGATGACCTGATCACGCATCTTCAGAATTTCTTTTCACTTCAAAAGCAGACCTACGTAACCTTTCAGAATTTCAATTGCTTTGAACCACGGGTTATTTTTATTCAAATAGAAAAAACAGAAGAGCTTTCTCATCTTCAGCGTGCGCTTCGTCAATTCTGTAAAAAAGATCTTGGTTTATTCAACGCCGATTATAAAGACTTACCGTTTCATCCGCATCTTACCGTCGCTTTTCGTGATTTAAGAAAGCCAATGTTCAAATCGGCATGGGAAGAATTCAGCAAAAAGAAATTTGAAGGGACCTTTTTAGTGAATAATATCTCTTTGTTGAAACACATCAATGGAAAATGGGATGTGATGAAGGAATTTTCTCTTTCCAAAACATAA
- a CDS encoding deoxynucleoside kinase codes for MNTLKHIAISGNIGSGKTTLAEKLAKHYNWTPLFESVDHNPYLKSFYSDMTRWAFHLQIYFLNNRFNQVTQIRNSEKTIVQDRTIYEDAEIFAANLHKSGHLTDLDYNCYLDVFKSMVNFVQPPDLLIYLKADIPKLVQQIQKRNRDFEYNIKLEYLKTLNEHYEQWISGYKGRLLIVDVNHMDFVERIEDFSHIVGRVDLEINNLFSKQN; via the coding sequence ATGAACACACTTAAACACATCGCCATTTCAGGAAATATAGGTTCGGGAAAAACGACCCTCGCTGAAAAGCTGGCAAAGCATTATAACTGGACACCACTTTTTGAATCAGTAGATCACAATCCGTATCTGAAGAGTTTTTATTCCGATATGACCCGATGGGCATTTCACCTTCAGATCTATTTCCTGAACAACCGGTTTAACCAGGTAACTCAAATTCGCAACAGCGAAAAGACAATTGTTCAGGACAGAACGATCTATGAAGATGCCGAGATATTTGCTGCCAACCTTCATAAGAGTGGACACCTCACAGATTTGGATTATAACTGCTATCTCGATGTTTTTAAATCAATGGTAAACTTTGTTCAGCCGCCGGATCTCCTGATTTATCTAAAGGCAGATATTCCAAAACTGGTTCAGCAAATTCAAAAGCGTAACCGTGACTTTGAATACAACATTAAGCTGGAGTATTTAAAAACTCTTAATGAGCATTACGAGCAATGGATCAGCGGATACAAAGGCAGACTATTGATCGTTGATGTCAATCACATGGATTTTGTAGAACGAATTGAAGATTTCTCCCATATTGTTGGAAGAGTAGATCTTGAGATCAACAATCTTTTCAGCAAACAGAATTAG
- a CDS encoding Gfo/Idh/MocA family oxidoreductase yields the protein MNIAMLGSGFIGRFYADSLQGYRSKDKIVSIYSRREESAKKFASDYKVGHFTTQLEDAINRSEVEVVCIALPNNLHEEAVALCCKHKKAVMCTKPLGRNAEEAKRMLEAVEKAGIFNGYLEDLVYTPKFIKANESVKNGALGRILWAKSRETHPGPHSEWFWDIEQAGGGAILDLGCHCVEITRSYIGKDIKPVEVMCWADTQVKPIDAEDHAIGLVKYENGAIGQFEVSWTFRGGLDLRDEVMGTEGTIWINNFLRTGFEMFTSGKGGDYISEKSESNSGWLFPVGDELNELGYNHMFMDMFNNLERKSDPKETFYDGYVVNSILDAAYKSAKTKQWEPVKLDVWRGKVGVSKDSHLVEYDADHYLIKEEVTHFGVKKVILKNKKTGKIVERGE from the coding sequence ATGAATATCGCAATGCTTGGTTCCGGCTTTATCGGCCGGTTTTATGCTGACTCTCTTCAGGGATATCGCAGCAAAGACAAGATTGTTAGTATCTATTCACGCCGCGAAGAAAGTGCAAAAAAGTTCGCTTCTGATTATAAGGTAGGTCATTTTACCACTCAACTTGAAGATGCAATCAACCGGTCTGAGGTCGAAGTGGTGTGCATCGCTCTCCCGAACAACCTTCATGAAGAAGCCGTGGCATTATGTTGCAAGCATAAAAAAGCAGTGATGTGCACCAAACCTCTTGGTCGAAATGCTGAAGAAGCAAAACGGATGCTTGAGGCGGTTGAGAAAGCCGGAATATTCAATGGATATCTTGAAGACCTGGTGTACACACCAAAATTTATAAAGGCAAACGAAAGCGTTAAGAACGGAGCTCTTGGAAGAATTCTCTGGGCAAAGTCGAGAGAAACACATCCGGGACCTCACAGTGAATGGTTTTGGGATATTGAACAGGCAGGTGGCGGAGCAATCCTTGATCTGGGTTGTCATTGTGTAGAGATCACCAGATCCTATATCGGCAAAGATATAAAGCCTGTTGAAGTGATGTGCTGGGCCGATACACAGGTCAAGCCGATCGATGCAGAAGATCACGCCATTGGTTTAGTCAAATATGAAAACGGTGCGATCGGACAGTTTGAGGTCAGCTGGACTTTTCGCGGCGGTCTTGATCTTCGTGATGAAGTGATGGGAACAGAAGGGACGATCTGGATCAATAATTTTCTTCGCACAGGTTTTGAAATGTTTACCTCCGGAAAAGGAGGAGACTACATTTCAGAAAAATCTGAAAGCAATAGCGGATGGCTTTTCCCGGTAGGAGATGAATTAAATGAGCTGGGTTATAATCACATGTTCATGGATATGTTCAATAACCTTGAAAGAAAATCTGATCCAAAAGAAACATTCTACGATGGATATGTTGTGAATTCTATTTTAGATGCAGCATATAAATCCGCCAAGACAAAACAATGGGAACCTGTAAAACTGGACGTCTGGAGAGGAAAAGTGGGCGTTTCAAAAGACAGTCACCTGGTTGAATATGATGCCGATCATTATTTAATTAAAGAGGAAGTAACGCACTTTGGTGTGAAGAAGGTGATTTTAAAAAACAAGAAGACAGGGAAGATTGTTGAGAGAGGTGAATAG